A section of the Anabaena cylindrica PCC 7122 genome encodes:
- a CDS encoding M48 family metalloprotease: MPTYKGISSEAFRHPLDSQAEQALRSLPGFDLIARKFVEFIYERPQLVYLMGNAIQVGPRQYSTIYQIFRECVRDLDIYPEPALFISQNPQANSHALGQENPYIVVNTGILDLLNEAEIRAVLAHELGHIKCGHTILIQMAMWAMSAASVIGELTFGLGNFVSQALIYAFFEWRRKAELTADRAALLVTDDLNTVMSSMMKISGGSNKYANECSLQEFIAQSEKYQALDDDGLNQVYKFLMYNGAQGTMLTHPFPVERLHYLRSWAVSAEYQEIKRGNYQQTPATGAVNVKVETPKNEAEKLRKQIEELQKEIDRMKR; this comes from the coding sequence ATGCCAACTTACAAAGGAATTTCCAGCGAAGCCTTCAGACATCCACTGGATAGCCAAGCAGAGCAAGCCTTACGAAGCCTACCGGGATTTGATTTAATCGCTCGTAAATTTGTAGAATTTATTTATGAACGCCCTCAGTTAGTCTATCTAATGGGTAACGCCATCCAAGTCGGCCCGCGCCAATATTCCACTATTTACCAGATATTTCGGGAATGTGTACGGGATTTGGACATTTACCCCGAACCTGCACTGTTTATTTCACAAAATCCTCAAGCTAATAGCCATGCTCTCGGACAAGAAAATCCTTACATAGTAGTCAACACAGGCATACTAGACTTACTGAATGAAGCCGAGATTCGGGCAGTGTTAGCCCATGAACTGGGGCATATTAAATGTGGTCATACTATTTTAATTCAAATGGCCATGTGGGCGATGAGTGCCGCTTCCGTCATTGGTGAATTAACCTTCGGTTTAGGAAATTTCGTTAGTCAAGCCTTGATTTATGCCTTTTTTGAATGGCGACGCAAAGCCGAACTAACCGCAGATCGCGCAGCCTTGTTGGTAACAGATGACCTCAATACAGTCATGTCTTCAATGATGAAAATCTCTGGAGGTAGTAACAAATATGCCAACGAATGTAGTTTACAAGAATTTATCGCCCAGTCTGAAAAGTATCAGGCGCTAGATGATGACGGGTTGAATCAAGTATATAAATTTCTGATGTACAATGGCGCTCAAGGAACCATGCTGACTCACCCTTTCCCAGTTGAACGCCTGCATTATTTACGGTCTTGGGCAGTATCAGCAGAATATCAAGAAATCAAGCGTGGTAACTATCAACAAACACCTGCTACCGGAGCAGTCAACGTCAAAGTTGAAACCCCAAAAAATGAGGCTGAAAAACTGCGGAAACAAATTGAAGAATTGCAAAAAGAAATTGACCGAATGAAAAGATAA
- a CDS encoding 1-deoxy-D-xylulose-5-phosphate reductoisomerase, protein MKAITLLGSTGSIGTQTLDIVSEHPDKFRIVGLAAGRNVDLFAAQIRQFRPQIAAISAAEKLPELKEAIKDLNPQPILLAGEAGVIEVARYGDAQTVVTGIVGCAGLLPTIAAIEAGKDIALANKETLIAGAPVVLPLVKKHGVKLLPADSEHSAIFQCLQGVPKDGLRKILLTASGGAFRDWPVEKLAEVKVADALKHPNWSMGRKITVDSATLMNKGLEVIEAHYLFGVDYDNIEIVIHPQSIIHSLIELQDTSVLAQLGWPDMRLPLLYALSWPERIYTNWERLNLVKSGDLTFREPDHQKYPCMQLAYAAGRAGGSMPAVLNAANEQVVALFLEEKIQFLDIPKCIEFVCDRHQHDNKQNPSLDDILAADKWARQEVFTATEKLATQPQIISVG, encoded by the coding sequence GTGAAAGCTATTACTCTCCTCGGTTCTACTGGTTCCATTGGTACTCAAACCTTAGATATCGTCTCTGAACACCCAGATAAATTTCGCATAGTTGGACTGGCTGCTGGGCGGAATGTGGACTTATTCGCGGCGCAAATTCGCCAATTTCGCCCCCAAATCGCTGCAATTTCCGCTGCTGAGAAATTACCGGAACTCAAAGAAGCTATCAAAGACTTAAATCCCCAACCCATTTTACTTGCTGGGGAAGCGGGAGTGATAGAAGTTGCTCGCTATGGTGATGCCCAAACGGTGGTTACTGGTATTGTTGGTTGTGCTGGATTATTACCGACTATTGCGGCTATTGAAGCGGGTAAGGATATTGCTCTAGCGAACAAAGAAACACTCATTGCTGGCGCTCCTGTGGTTTTACCTTTGGTGAAAAAACACGGTGTGAAACTATTACCGGCGGATTCTGAGCATTCTGCTATTTTTCAATGTCTGCAAGGTGTTCCTAAAGATGGTTTAAGAAAGATATTGCTCACTGCTTCTGGTGGTGCTTTTCGAGATTGGCCTGTGGAAAAGTTAGCAGAGGTAAAAGTTGCTGATGCTCTTAAACATCCTAACTGGTCTATGGGGAGAAAAATCACTGTAGACTCGGCAACTTTGATGAATAAGGGTTTGGAGGTAATTGAGGCTCATTATTTGTTTGGAGTAGATTATGACAACATCGAAATTGTCATTCATCCTCAAAGTATTATTCACTCTTTGATTGAGTTACAAGATACTTCGGTTTTAGCTCAACTTGGTTGGCCAGATATGCGTTTACCTCTGCTTTATGCTTTATCTTGGCCTGAGCGAATTTACACGAATTGGGAAAGATTGAATTTAGTAAAATCTGGTGATTTAACTTTCCGTGAACCAGATCATCAAAAGTATCCTTGTATGCAGTTGGCTTATGCTGCTGGCAGGGCTGGTGGTTCTATGCCTGCGGTATTAAATGCGGCTAATGAGCAAGTTGTGGCGTTATTTTTAGAAGAGAAAATTCAATTTCTAGATATTCCTAAGTGTATTGAATTTGTGTGCGATCGCCATCAACATGATAACAAACAAAATCCCTCTTTAGATGATATTTTAGCAGCCGATAAATGGGCTAGACAAGAAGTTTTCACAGCAACGGAAAAGTTAGCAACTCAACCCCAGATAATTTCTGTAGGGTAA
- a CDS encoding IS982 family transposase, which produces MELETIFCEIDDFCTYFEPIFQAQLIPSQIKKRIRPSRLCLSEIMAIIVYFHRSSYRNFKDYYLKHIFKYCQGEFPNLVSYQRFVELMPNALIPLMYYLNTRKGLNTGISFIDSTSIPICHSKRAKTNKVFKDLAGWGKSSICWYFGFKLHLIINDQGELLAFQITPGNTDDRKPVPTLTKNLFGKIFGDKGYISQKLWIELWSNGLKLITPFKKNMRNKLLSLEEKLMLRKRSLIETVNDQLKNISQLAHSRHRSVTNFMVNVVAALIAYTWQPKKPSLRFDENEIENLPVLLA; this is translated from the coding sequence ATGGAATTAGAAACTATTTTCTGTGAAATTGATGATTTTTGTACCTATTTTGAGCCAATATTTCAAGCTCAACTTATCCCATCCCAAATAAAAAAAAGAATTAGACCCAGCCGATTATGTCTAAGTGAAATTATGGCAATAATTGTGTATTTTCATCGCTCTAGTTACCGCAATTTTAAAGATTATTACCTGAAGCATATCTTCAAATATTGCCAAGGTGAATTTCCCAATTTAGTGAGTTATCAAAGATTTGTTGAATTAATGCCAAATGCTTTAATTCCGTTGATGTATTATCTGAATACACGAAAAGGACTCAATACAGGTATAAGTTTTATTGATAGTACCTCTATTCCCATTTGTCATTCTAAAAGAGCCAAGACAAATAAGGTCTTTAAAGATTTAGCTGGCTGGGGGAAAAGTTCTATTTGTTGGTATTTTGGGTTTAAACTTCATTTGATTATTAATGATCAAGGAGAGTTACTTGCGTTTCAAATTACTCCTGGAAATACAGATGACCGAAAACCTGTTCCCACTTTGACTAAGAACTTATTTGGGAAAATATTTGGAGACAAAGGATATATTTCTCAAAAACTCTGGATTGAACTTTGGTCTAATGGACTCAAACTAATCACTCCTTTTAAGAAAAATATGCGGAATAAGCTATTGTCCCTTGAGGAGAAATTAATGCTCCGAAAACGCTCTTTAATTGAAACTGTTAATGACCAACTCAAGAATATTTCACAACTTGCTCATTCTCGACATCGAAGTGTTACTAATTTCATGGTTAATGTTGTTGCTGCTTTAATTGCTTATACTTGGCAACCCAAAAAACCTTCTTTAAGATTTGATGAAAATGAAATTGAAAACTTACCAGTTTTATTAGCTTAA
- a CDS encoding AAA family ATPase, with translation MSEQILETATVTTVTQNGEIDLEAAFQESHIQDILDKLDEELVGLKSVKNKIKEMAALLLVDRIRKSLGLTAGAPSLHMTFLGNPGMGKTTVAMRMAEILYRLEYIRKENVMLVTRDDLVGQGMGQTGPKTREVLNNAMGGVLLVDEAYTLYRPDHPGDFGLEAIEILMQVMENQRDDLVVILAGYKDHMERFFHSNPGMNSRIGIHIEFNDYGVDSLMIIAQSIVKSQNYCFSLDAEKAFREYLIKRKTMPHFANARSVRNAIDRARLRQANRLLSSGKKLNKQDLITIEAVDILASRVFREGVPDCEPES, from the coding sequence ATGAGTGAACAGATTTTGGAAACAGCAACAGTTACTACAGTTACCCAAAATGGCGAAATTGATTTAGAGGCGGCTTTTCAAGAATCTCACATCCAAGACATTCTGGATAAGTTAGACGAGGAGTTAGTCGGTTTAAAGTCTGTCAAGAACAAAATTAAGGAAATGGCAGCTTTGTTGCTGGTTGACCGTATCCGTAAAAGTCTGGGTTTAACTGCCGGTGCGCCTAGTTTACACATGACTTTTTTAGGCAACCCAGGCATGGGTAAAACTACTGTAGCAATGCGAATGGCAGAAATTCTCTATCGCTTAGAATATATCCGCAAAGAAAATGTCATGTTGGTAACGAGAGATGATTTAGTTGGGCAGGGAATGGGGCAAACAGGACCGAAAACTAGAGAAGTTTTAAACAATGCCATGGGCGGAGTTTTATTAGTTGATGAAGCTTATACTTTATACCGCCCAGATCATCCAGGGGATTTTGGTTTAGAAGCAATTGAAATTCTCATGCAGGTAATGGAAAATCAGCGAGATGATTTAGTTGTCATTCTGGCTGGTTATAAAGACCACATGGAGAGATTTTTTCACAGTAATCCGGGGATGAATTCTCGCATTGGTATACACATTGAATTTAATGATTATGGTGTTGATAGTTTAATGATTATTGCCCAATCAATAGTCAAATCACAGAATTATTGTTTTAGCCTAGATGCAGAAAAGGCTTTCCGTGAATATTTAATTAAACGGAAGACCATGCCTCATTTTGCAAATGCTCGCAGTGTCCGCAATGCTATAGATAGAGCGCGGTTACGTCAAGCTAATCGTTTATTGAGTAGTGGTAAAAAATTAAATAAGCAAGATTTAATTACTATCGAAGCGGTAGATATTCTTGCTAGTCGAGTATTTAGAGAAGGGGTTCCTGATTGCGAACCAGAAAGTTGA
- a CDS encoding DUF1815 family protein, with the protein MFLRLAHQHRQFVQDLVMNLQALATVLERSGYPASCYTCGDQMNSASFMVSLGDNHLIRFLVSDYGITWTEMRDDRELMKLEGAEAISQLQELANLIKQSIPTSTGHKTLAKKS; encoded by the coding sequence GTGTTTTTGAGACTGGCACATCAACATAGACAATTTGTCCAAGACTTGGTAATGAACCTACAAGCCTTGGCAACAGTACTAGAAAGAAGCGGCTATCCTGCTTCCTGCTATACCTGTGGCGACCAAATGAACAGCGCGTCGTTTATGGTTAGCTTAGGGGACAACCACCTGATTCGCTTTCTAGTATCAGATTACGGAATTACTTGGACTGAAATGCGAGATGACCGCGAATTAATGAAATTAGAAGGCGCTGAAGCAATTAGCCAATTGCAGGAATTAGCTAATCTGATCAAGCAATCTATCCCCACTTCTACAGGTCATAAAACCCTTGCCAAGAAAAGCTAA
- a CDS encoding helicase C-terminal domain-containing protein — protein MIEAEVHISLHNFLRSQAGFPSWPHHLTMARLVARALRLGRSALIQVGAVCGYQGRYRTSFIASALMWPGPVIIVAPETVQQRLLKIEIPRLQQWLSANKPIRTGDTWPGSDFQGLLLTSPEAWLKAQLASTNQFPPNIPTIIDGVDDLEDWVRDQLTHNIQSHDWDQLMLACPHHVEVIREARVQLTHELFQHPENPYECYLISQPEREILQGLFLALDKKDSLPVVWKIFWQQFQNLEDNSSYPALFWSTINRRQGLFSLHYAPIELDKILFPIWQRQPVVLVGSALEPDTEAPLFRQRLGLDDVTCLKFSADSQGDAIQLYVPYKLPLPNTPEFQAAFIHKVRTLVCLSATAPGMTVVLVGDVPLKARVGAILASEFGSRVQVEKTCLDENGILVTGWEYWRSHQGVLPAPRLLIIATLPLPSLENPLVAGRVAHYKRSHQDWFRLYLLPTALNELQRAIAPVRENQGIVALLDSRVVNRSYGSQILTALSPLARLNYLDPSLFSAPDQENSA, from the coding sequence GTGATTGAGGCAGAAGTTCATATATCACTACATAACTTCCTGCGATCGCAGGCGGGGTTCCCTTCCTGGCCCCATCACTTAACGATGGCCAGATTGGTGGCACGGGCTTTACGCTTAGGGCGTAGTGCCTTAATTCAAGTAGGGGCAGTTTGTGGTTATCAAGGGCGATATCGCACTAGTTTTATCGCTTCTGCCTTGATGTGGCCCGGCCCTGTAATTATTGTCGCCCCGGAAACTGTGCAGCAACGTTTGCTGAAAATAGAAATTCCCCGGTTACAGCAATGGTTGTCGGCTAATAAACCAATTAGAACAGGTGATACTTGGCCTGGTTCTGATTTCCAAGGTTTGTTATTAACATCACCGGAGGCTTGGTTAAAAGCGCAGTTGGCCAGCACTAATCAATTTCCCCCCAATATTCCCACAATTATTGATGGAGTTGATGATTTAGAAGATTGGGTGCGTGATCAGCTAACTCACAATATTCAATCCCATGATTGGGATCAACTCATGCTGGCTTGTCCCCACCATGTGGAAGTAATTCGGGAAGCGAGGGTACAACTGACACATGAACTGTTTCAGCATCCAGAAAATCCCTATGAATGTTATCTAATTTCCCAGCCTGAAAGGGAAATTTTACAAGGTCTATTTTTGGCCTTAGATAAAAAAGATAGTCTCCCAGTTGTTTGGAAAATTTTCTGGCAGCAATTCCAAAACCTTGAGGATAATTCTTCCTATCCTGCTCTCTTTTGGTCTACTATTAACCGTCGTCAAGGGTTATTTTCTTTACACTATGCACCAATTGAATTAGACAAAATCCTTTTTCCTATTTGGCAACGCCAACCTGTTGTATTAGTTGGTAGCGCCTTAGAACCAGATACTGAGGCTCCCCTATTCCGTCAGCGTTTGGGGTTGGATGATGTAACTTGTTTGAAGTTTTCTGCGGATAGTCAAGGGGATGCAATTCAACTTTATGTACCCTATAAGTTGCCTCTACCGAATACACCGGAATTTCAAGCAGCTTTTATTCATAAAGTCCGTACTTTGGTTTGTTTGAGTGCTACTGCACCAGGGATGACGGTGGTGTTGGTGGGTGATGTGCCACTCAAAGCAAGAGTGGGAGCAATTTTGGCTTCGGAGTTTGGTTCACGGGTACAGGTGGAAAAAACTTGTTTGGATGAAAATGGGATTTTGGTGACAGGTTGGGAATATTGGCGATCGCATCAAGGTGTTTTACCCGCACCGAGATTATTAATTATTGCCACTTTACCTTTGCCATCTTTAGAAAATCCTTTGGTAGCTGGTAGAGTAGCTCATTACAAGCGATCACACCAAGATTGGTTTCGGTTATACTTATTGCCCACTGCTTTGAATGAATTGCAAAGAGCGATCGCACCCGTGCGCGAAAATCAAGGTATCGTGGCTTTACTAGATAGTCGTGTCGTTAACCGCAGTTACGGATCTCAAATCCTCACCGCCCTCAGCCCTCTAGCACGCTTGAATTATCTTGATCCCAGCTTGTTTTCCGCACCTGATCAAGAAAATTCTGCTTAG
- a CDS encoding CHAT domain-containing protein, producing MAKGFGNKQKKSELKRRDYLDFLRKILWAIRENKPDITRKILEDNLDKLDHNFPSILRDWATETLSNLETDKAYKRAIDISNFSKKIHDIPEINPIKNAIYIEIATVGYEVALLVLNHDDFPEKWASIQNNIGEIYRNKIIGDCKENLEQAVNRYKSALAVLKSECSPELCAAIHNNLGVAYIKLRSINLAIKSLEKALEIFSSEMYIKGSVSTLNNLDIAYIDIDKTNIEASIHHNLGAAYIESKNIEAAINSLKIALQIDKYESNEQDWAETQNNLGLAYLYRSQERQKDDLQLAINYFDKALEVLTMEACQKQWAETQNNLGLVYYNLDRFPESIKVFQNAIKIKKISNDYLGCLKIGDNLGKTAFKLKRWTEAIEGYSIAIEALETSRSWIKSESRRQEIIEESIDIYQNIVQACINIGQIDKAFEYSERSRSKRLVDLMASNNFSQSANIPPKVQELLQQYEELQQLIDAERQNHKSENNRSETRAVWQAYNEKIASLEVDKQQIWENLRREDPVLAGEIQVNPLSLSEIQQLIDHPNTAILGFYTTNTDTHIFIVRKDRITLHTCTGEGLETFQNWIVHNWLLPYKEYIEKKSKKWESQIETILHEISQRLQLSEIINQHLKGIEELIIEPHLLLHQIPFAALPTGEYQESLVDKFLIRYTPSCQILDFCHQRPNIDIQSLEYGTVEDATDDLYCARWEGEQIAKMYNIPVEKRLIGSSQATRENYRQLAEQVQILHSCHHAESCLYNPLESQLKLADGTITLGQLMSPGWRLPNLVDVFLSCCETNLGTTPLTDDILTLSTGFLCAGARSVVSSLWSVDDLATSLFSIFYYQQRQQGKNRPESLKQAQIKLRELRKADLAEISNQINEKEKEKELIGNRQQYNRNSVEYSKWEDQYNTHAKINRLIKQKLQISEPEFPFSHPRYWAAFICHGLR from the coding sequence ATGGCTAAGGGATTTGGTAATAAACAAAAAAAGAGCGAATTAAAACGTAGAGATTATCTAGATTTTTTGCGGAAGATATTATGGGCAATAAGAGAGAATAAACCTGATATAACAAGGAAAATTCTAGAGGATAATTTAGACAAACTTGATCACAATTTTCCATCTATACTCAGAGATTGGGCAACTGAAACCCTGTCTAATCTAGAAACAGATAAAGCTTATAAAAGAGCTATAGATATTAGTAATTTTAGCAAAAAAATACATGATATTCCAGAAATAAATCCAATCAAAAATGCCATATATATTGAAATTGCTACCGTTGGTTATGAAGTTGCACTTTTAGTATTGAATCATGACGATTTTCCAGAAAAATGGGCAAGCATCCAAAATAATATTGGTGAAATATACCGGAATAAAATAATAGGAGATTGCAAAGAGAATTTAGAACAAGCAGTTAATCGCTATAAATCGGCATTGGCAGTATTAAAAAGTGAATGTTCTCCAGAGTTATGTGCAGCTATTCATAATAATTTAGGCGTTGCCTATATAAAACTAAGAAGCATAAATTTAGCAATTAAGTCATTAGAAAAAGCATTGGAAATATTTAGTTCTGAAATGTATATAAAAGGCAGTGTTTCTACTTTAAATAATCTAGATATTGCCTATATAGACATAGATAAAACTAACATAGAGGCATCAATTCATCATAATTTAGGCGCTGCCTATATAGAATCAAAAAACATAGAAGCGGCAATTAATTCATTAAAAATAGCTCTGCAAATTGATAAGTACGAATCTAACGAGCAAGATTGGGCTGAAACTCAAAATAATTTGGGATTGGCTTACTTGTATCGTTCACAAGAAAGGCAAAAAGATGATCTTCAATTAGCTATTAATTACTTTGATAAAGCTTTAGAAGTACTTACTATGGAAGCTTGTCAAAAACAATGGGCAGAAACTCAAAATAATTTGGGTTTAGTTTACTATAATCTAGATAGATTTCCAGAGTCCATAAAAGTATTTCAAAATGCAATAAAAATTAAAAAGATATCAAACGACTACTTAGGGTGTTTGAAAATAGGAGATAACCTTGGTAAGACTGCATTTAAACTGAAGCGTTGGACAGAGGCCATAGAAGGTTATAGTATTGCTATCGAAGCATTAGAAACTAGCCGCAGTTGGATAAAATCAGAATCACGTCGTCAAGAGATTATAGAAGAATCAATTGATATTTACCAAAACATAGTACAAGCCTGTATTAATATTGGACAAATAGATAAAGCCTTTGAATACTCTGAACGCTCCCGTTCCAAACGTCTGGTAGACTTAATGGCAAGTAATAACTTCTCTCAAAGTGCGAATATACCGCCAAAAGTCCAAGAGTTATTACAACAATACGAAGAATTACAACAATTAATTGACGCAGAAAGACAAAATCATAAATCAGAAAATAATCGCAGTGAAACACGCGCTGTTTGGCAAGCATACAACGAAAAAATAGCCTCTCTAGAAGTTGATAAACAACAAATTTGGGAAAACCTTAGACGAGAAGATCCTGTATTAGCTGGTGAAATTCAAGTTAACCCCCTTAGCTTGTCAGAGATTCAGCAACTAATTGATCATCCAAATACAGCAATTCTCGGTTTCTATACTACGAACACTGACACCCATATTTTTATAGTCAGAAAAGACAGAATAACTCTTCATACTTGCACCGGAGAAGGTTTAGAGACGTTCCAAAATTGGATTGTTCATAATTGGTTATTACCTTATAAAGAATATATAGAAAAAAAGTCTAAAAAATGGGAAAGTCAAATCGAAACTATTTTGCATGAAATTTCTCAAAGATTGCAATTATCAGAAATAATTAACCAACATCTTAAAGGAATAGAGGAATTAATTATAGAACCTCATTTATTACTACATCAAATTCCTTTTGCAGCTTTACCTACAGGAGAATATCAGGAATCTTTAGTAGATAAATTTCTGATTCGTTATACTCCCAGTTGTCAGATTTTAGATTTTTGTCACCAACGCCCAAATATAGATATTCAATCTTTAGAATATGGGACTGTAGAAGACGCAACAGATGATTTATATTGTGCTAGATGGGAAGGTGAGCAAATCGCCAAAATGTATAATATTCCAGTAGAAAAAAGATTAATAGGTAGTAGTCAAGCCACTCGTGAGAATTACCGACAATTAGCTGAACAAGTGCAAATTCTCCACTCGTGTCATCACGCAGAATCTTGTTTATATAATCCTTTAGAATCACAATTAAAATTAGCTGATGGTACTATTACTTTAGGGCAATTAATGTCACCAGGTTGGCGTTTACCTAATCTTGTAGATGTGTTTCTCTCTTGCTGTGAAACCAATTTAGGTACAACTCCGTTAACTGATGATATTCTCACACTTTCCACAGGCTTTTTATGTGCTGGTGCTAGAAGTGTAGTTAGTTCTTTATGGTCAGTTGATGATTTAGCAACATCGCTGTTTTCCATTTTTTACTATCAACAGCGACAACAGGGTAAAAATCGACCAGAATCTTTAAAACAAGCGCAAATTAAACTACGGGAACTAAGAAAAGCAGATTTAGCAGAAATATCAAATCAAATAAACGAAAAAGAAAAAGAAAAAGAACTAATAGGAAATAGACAACAATATAATCGTAATTCAGTTGAATATTCAAAATGGGAAGATCAATATAATACTCATGCCAAAATAAATAGACTTATCAAACAAAAACTTCAAATATCTGAGCCAGAATTTCCCTTTTCACATCCTCGCTACTGGGCTGCTTTCATTTGTCACGGATTACGATAA
- a CDS encoding acyl-CoA thioesterase: MTEEKPTQPQLPPTSAIDRLTKAEFDNWFEYPVRVQPHHTDYAGIVWHGNYLTWMEEARVECLRSIGIEFADLVALGCDLPVVELSIRYHRSLQLGMMALIKTRMAEVTGVRMNWDYRIVSTDEQQLYITAQVTLVALDRQKGKIMRQLPPAFQDALAKISTSYK, from the coding sequence ATGACTGAAGAAAAACCAACCCAACCACAACTGCCACCAACTAGCGCCATTGACAGGCTGACGAAAGCAGAATTTGATAATTGGTTTGAATATCCTGTCAGAGTGCAACCTCACCACACCGATTATGCAGGCATAGTTTGGCATGGTAATTACTTAACTTGGATGGAAGAAGCGCGAGTAGAATGTTTGCGCTCCATAGGTATCGAATTCGCTGATTTAGTAGCTCTGGGTTGTGACTTGCCAGTTGTAGAATTGTCAATTCGCTATCATCGATCACTTCAATTAGGGATGATGGCGCTGATCAAAACCCGTATGGCTGAAGTAACTGGTGTCCGCATGAATTGGGATTATAGAATTGTTTCCACTGATGAGCAGCAACTATATATTACTGCCCAAGTGACGCTAGTTGCACTAGATCGTCAAAAAGGTAAAATTATGCGTCAGCTACCTCCTGCGTTCCAAGATGCTTTAGCTAAAATTTCCACATCCTATAAGTAA
- a CDS encoding AAA family ATPase, with amino-acid sequence MKIISLRLKNNFLGWDFDEVDFASNLTLLVGVSGAGKTQILRAILDLKRIANGKAINGLEWKIKFSTVNSNEFIWEGSFDNSETKEFILDYPDYPEGNKKQLLLYEKLTFKNDILVERNQEKIKFKTQEMPKLSSHQSIIYILKEDSIIKEIYDALNKIEYHDHTRNSLNNIRLLNQPLQSLASKYTTLDTIVNSDENIRTKLYLIYENKLDIFNKIKLSFIDVFQQIEDIKLEPLGSDELPTLIAKDAPAFIFIKEKYVSKWIREDRISSGMLRTLIHISEIYLSNPGTVILIDEFENGLGINCIDILTDDLIHENKTLQFIATSHHPYIINNIPYEYWKIVTRKGGHISIRNASDYNLGKSKQEAFLQLTKILEKQS; translated from the coding sequence ATGAAAATTATTTCACTGAGACTCAAGAATAACTTTTTAGGCTGGGATTTTGATGAAGTTGATTTTGCATCAAATTTAACTCTTTTAGTAGGTGTTTCTGGTGCAGGTAAAACCCAAATCCTGCGTGCAATTCTGGATTTAAAACGTATTGCAAATGGAAAAGCTATCAATGGTTTGGAATGGAAAATAAAATTTTCTACTGTAAATAGCAATGAATTTATTTGGGAAGGTAGTTTTGATAATAGTGAAACAAAAGAATTTATTTTAGATTACCCTGACTATCCAGAGGGAAATAAAAAACAATTATTACTGTATGAAAAGTTGACTTTTAAAAATGATATTTTAGTTGAACGTAATCAAGAAAAAATAAAGTTTAAAACTCAAGAAATGCCTAAACTTTCTTCACATCAATCAATTATATATATATTGAAAGAAGACAGCATTATCAAAGAAATTTATGATGCTTTAAATAAAATAGAATATCATGATCACACAAGAAATAGTTTAAATAATATTAGATTATTAAATCAACCTTTACAGTCTCTTGCCAGTAAATACACAACATTAGATACTATAGTAAATAGTGATGAAAATATTAGGACTAAACTATATCTAATTTATGAAAATAAATTAGATATTTTCAATAAAATTAAATTAAGCTTTATTGATGTTTTTCAACAAATTGAAGATATAAAACTTGAACCTCTCGGATCAGATGAATTGCCCACCTTAATTGCTAAAGATGCTCCTGCTTTTATATTTATAAAAGAAAAATATGTATCAAAATGGATTAGAGAGGATAGGATATCTTCAGGTATGTTGCGAACACTTATTCATATTAGTGAAATTTACCTTTCAAACCCAGGAACTGTAATATTAATTGATGAATTTGAAAATGGGTTAGGAATCAATTGTATTGATATATTGACTGATGACTTGATTCATGAAAATAAGACTTTACAATTTATTGCTACCAGTCATCACCCTTATATTATCAATAATATTCCCTATGAATATTGGAAAATAGTTACTCGGAAAGGTGGACACATTAGCATTCGTAATGCGTCAGATTACAACTTAGGTAAATCTAAACAAGAAGCATTTCTTCAATTAACCAAAATTCTCGAAAAACAATCGTAA
- a CDS encoding DUF2839 domain-containing protein has protein sequence MGEAKRRKTTLGEQYGQDTRILPWVPITKSQAEQFVSLTTRGAWIGIFLMVAAWITIRFIGPAFGWWQVEF, from the coding sequence ATGGGTGAAGCAAAACGTCGTAAAACTACACTGGGAGAACAATACGGTCAAGATACTCGCATTCTACCGTGGGTTCCCATCACTAAATCTCAAGCAGAACAATTTGTAAGTTTGACTACTCGCGGTGCGTGGATAGGCATTTTTCTGATGGTTGCAGCCTGGATCACCATCCGCTTTATCGGACCAGCTTTTGGTTGGTGGCAAGTAGAATTTTAG